One genomic window of Pontibacillus halophilus JSM 076056 = DSM 19796 includes the following:
- a CDS encoding tyrosine-protein phosphatase, whose amino-acid sequence MIEIHSHILPKLDDGAKDVRQTLEMGLHAVKNGVTHVIATPHHRNGNYLCKPEHIEQRVGLINKMFQSKRIPLKVLPGMEVHLYPNLIEDLTNNQLVSLNRRRYILVELPDSHIPHYTEELFYEMQLLNHIPIIAHPERNHEIRKHPGRLADLISRGALTQLTAGSVIGEYGRECQKYSHLMLKQHYAHFLSSDAHNVANRSFKLKEAYEYVEKHYSKTYVDYLQKNAVSVAKGVDFSIVPPHVTNRSFSLSRRSHLKVL is encoded by the coding sequence ATGATTGAAATTCATTCACACATCCTTCCTAAGCTCGATGATGGAGCCAAAGACGTTAGGCAAACGCTAGAGATGGGGCTACATGCAGTGAAAAATGGGGTGACTCATGTAATTGCTACGCCGCATCACCGGAATGGCAACTATCTGTGTAAGCCAGAACATATCGAGCAGCGGGTGGGTCTAATTAATAAGATGTTCCAATCCAAACGTATTCCACTGAAGGTGCTCCCTGGTATGGAAGTACATCTTTACCCTAACCTCATTGAAGATTTAACGAACAATCAACTTGTCTCTCTTAATAGGCGTCGATATATACTCGTTGAGCTACCTGATTCTCATATCCCTCACTACACAGAGGAACTGTTCTATGAAATGCAGCTGTTAAATCATATCCCTATTATTGCTCATCCCGAGCGGAACCACGAGATTAGAAAGCATCCCGGCCGATTAGCGGACTTAATTTCAAGGGGGGCACTTACCCAGTTAACAGCAGGTAGCGTGATTGGAGAGTACGGAAGAGAATGCCAGAAATACAGTCATCTTATGCTTAAGCAACACTACGCTCACTTTCTATCCTCAGACGCTCACAACGTTGCAAACAGGTCGTTTAAGTTGAAAGAAGCATATGAATATGTAGAGAAACACTACTCCAAAACGTATGTCGACTATCTGCAAAAGAACGCAGTGAGTGTTGCTAAAGGAGTGGATTTCAGTATCGTTCCTCCTCACGTAACAAATCGTTCATTCTCACTATCTAGGCGAAGTCATCTAAAGGTATTGTGA
- a CDS encoding polysaccharide biosynthesis tyrosine autokinase produces MGQAFGLKEVYQVIRRRVVLLSVVTLLVVIIGIAISLLLPRTYEGEGALLVNFTSVKSDEDEISSSEIETNLRLIETYKSILISPRIMDKVKAQYGSDLEMEELVQRFTIGTNAESQIITVQAVGPSKEAASELVNVTLDTFQQEVESLMNLNNVQILTRSNPDAHETPIKPNLLMNTILSLLLGLFLALLLVFLKEVIFTRADSEEKVEKVFRLSSLGVVPIISDEWNQKKEDLMQNDRYFKLLPRLGTYSPITEAYRSIRTNLQYTLNQKSAKTVLFTSTHSSEGKSITAANIAYSMAMDHVNTVFVDLDLRKGVGNHLFNNPVRKGATNYLEGYASIDEVVSRTDIPHLSYVAKGPMPKNPAEVLSSDKINTMLAELKEHFDLVIIDTPPLVVADAVALSTRVDGCVFVVNAQKTNTEQVSKSLQRLNKVKATIFGVVLNRGVKETNAHYYY; encoded by the coding sequence GTGGGCCAAGCTTTTGGATTAAAAGAAGTCTATCAGGTGATCCGCAGAAGGGTTGTCTTGCTTAGCGTCGTCACCTTACTTGTTGTAATCATCGGCATCGCGATTAGTCTTCTATTGCCCCGAACGTATGAAGGAGAAGGGGCTCTACTTGTGAACTTTACATCCGTAAAGAGTGATGAGGATGAAATTTCAAGTTCTGAGATTGAAACGAACTTACGGTTAATCGAGACCTATAAGAGTATCCTCATCAGCCCTAGAATCATGGACAAAGTAAAAGCCCAATACGGGTCTGATTTAGAGATGGAAGAGTTGGTTCAACGATTTACGATTGGTACAAATGCAGAGTCTCAGATTATAACCGTTCAGGCGGTTGGCCCATCTAAAGAAGCGGCTTCGGAGCTTGTGAATGTGACGTTGGATACGTTCCAACAAGAGGTTGAATCATTGATGAACTTAAATAACGTTCAAATTCTAACCCGCTCAAATCCTGATGCCCATGAAACTCCGATAAAGCCAAATTTACTTATGAACACCATTTTGTCTCTGTTGCTTGGCTTGTTTCTAGCACTTCTGCTCGTTTTTCTTAAAGAAGTCATTTTCACGAGGGCGGATTCTGAAGAGAAGGTGGAGAAGGTGTTCCGTTTATCTTCACTAGGGGTTGTACCTATTATCTCTGATGAATGGAATCAGAAGAAAGAAGATTTGATGCAGAATGACCGTTACTTTAAGTTGCTGCCAAGACTCGGCACCTATTCTCCAATCACAGAAGCCTACCGCTCCATTCGAACAAATCTCCAATATACACTTAACCAGAAGTCGGCAAAGACGGTCTTGTTCACAAGCACTCATTCGAGCGAAGGAAAGTCTATAACAGCAGCTAATATTGCCTATAGCATGGCTATGGACCATGTCAATACGGTGTTTGTAGACCTTGATTTACGTAAAGGGGTCGGCAATCATCTATTCAATAATCCCGTTCGCAAAGGGGCGACCAATTATTTAGAGGGTTACGCTTCAATTGATGAAGTTGTCAGTAGAACAGATATTCCACACTTATCCTACGTTGCGAAAGGGCCTATGCCTAAGAACCCGGCAGAAGTGCTTTCATCGGATAAGATCAATACGATGTTAGCAGAACTGAAAGAACATTTCGACCTTGTCATTATCGATACTCCACCACTAGTTGTAGCTGATGCCGTTGCATTATCAACAAGAGTAGACGGATGTGTATTTGTAGTAAATGCACAAAAGACAAATACAGAACAAGTATCAAAGAGCTTGCAACGCTTAAATAAAGTAAAGGCAACTATCTTCGGTGTTGTGTTAAATAGAGGGGTGAAAGAAACAAACGCCCATTATTACTACTAA